One segment of Scleropages formosus chromosome 23, fSclFor1.1, whole genome shotgun sequence DNA contains the following:
- the slc39a7 gene encoding zinc transporter Slc39a7, giving the protein MASPSLLAPVLLSILMMQSFVHSHSHGDHGHGHSHGDHDHGHSHGDHGHGHSHEGIGVKMYHGASKWSAEANLPSPEELHDHGHGEFLDHGHGHGHQHVDSHAHSHGHGHSHGHMEPESHSHSHGHGTDRVKRDAEGEKRNMVELWMQAVGATLLISAAPFLILFLIPVQSNTDQHQNLLKVLLSFASGGLLGDAFLHLIPHALEPHSHHGKEDHSHSHAHSQPHDHGHSHGVAHGHMMSVGLWVLGGIVAFLVVEKFVRLLKEGHGHGHGHSHSHSHSAAPKVKDSDGEEKKQGKKEEVKQGKKSSTEKRSEKEKGKEKSTDIKVSGYLNLAADFTHNFTDGLAIGASFLVSPSVGAVTTLTILLHEVPHEIGDFAILVQSGCTKRKAMCLQLLTALGALAGTACSLFAEGVGAAATAWILPFTAGGFVYIATVTVLPELLAGRSTLGQSVLEVLAMLLGVGMMVVIAEYE; this is encoded by the exons ATGGCCTCTCCAAGTCTCCTGGCCCCTGTGTTACTAAGCATTTTGATGATGCAGAGTTTTGTTCACTCTCACTCGCATGGCGACCACGGCCACGGCCACTCGCATGGCGACCACGACCACGGCCACTCGCATGGCGACCACGGCCACGGTCACTCGCACGAGGGTATAGGGGTTAAAATGTACCATGGGGCCAGCAAGTGGAGTGCCGAAGCCAATCTTCCATCACCAGAGGAATTGCACGATCACGGTCATGGGGAATTCCTTGACCATGGCCACGGGCATGGCCACCAGCATGTGGACTCCCATGCACATTCCCATGGGCACGGGCACAGCCACGGCCACATGGAGCCTGAAAGCCATAGTCACTCTCATGGTCATGGTACAGATCGGGTGAAGAGGGATGCAGAGGGAGAGAAGAGGAATATGGTGGAACTGTGGATGCAG GCAGTCGGAGCCACTCTGCTTATCAGCGCAGCGCCCTTCCTGatcctcttcctcatccctgTCCAGTCCAACACAGACCAGCACCAGAACCTCCTGAAAGTGCTGCTGAGCTTTGCTTCCGGCGGGCTGTTAGGGGATGCCTTCTTGCACCTAATTCCCCATGCTTTGG AACCACACTCTCATCATGGGAAAGAGGACCACAGCCACTCGCATGCCCACAGCCAGCCACATGACCATGGCCACTCACATG GTGTTGCCCATGGTCACATGATGTCGGTGGGGCTGTGGGTGCTGGGTGGCATTGTGGCTTTTCTTGTAGTGGAGAAATTTGTGCGTCTCCTTAAGGAAGGGCATGGACATGGTCATGGACATTCCCACTCTCACTCCCACAGTG CTGCTCCGAAAGTTAAAGACAGTgatggagaggagaaaaaacaaggaaaaaaggaGGAGGTGAAACAAGGCAAAAAGTCCAGCACAGAGAAGCGctcagagaaagagaaagggaaagagaagAGCACAG ATATCAAGGTCTCTGGCTACCTGAACCTGGCAGCAGACTTCACACACAACTTCACCGATGGGCTCGCTATCGGGGCCTCCTTCTTGGTGAGCCCCAGCGTGGGTGCAGTCACCACCCTCACTATCCTGCTGCACGAGGTGCCACATGAGATTGGCGACTTCGCTATCCTTGTCCAGTCGGGCTGCACCAAGAGGAAG GCCATGTGTCTGCAGCTGCTGACGGCATTGGGGGCATTGGCTGGTACCGCATGCTCTCTGTTTGCTGAGGGAGTGGGGGCTGCTGCCACAGCTTGGATCCTGCCCTTCACTGCGGGGGGCTTTGTCTACATTGCCACGGTGACAGTGTTGCCAGAGCTGCTGGCTGGCCGCTCCACCTTGGGCCAGTCGGTACTGGAAGTCCTGGCCATGCTGTTGGGGGTGGGCATGATGGTGGTGATCGCTGAGTATGAGTGA
- the LOC108935613 gene encoding E3 ubiquitin-protein ligase RING2-A-like — MATPVNAQNPSKTWELSLYELHRTPQEAIMDGTEIAVSPRSLHSELMCPICLDMLKNTMTTKECLHRFCSECIVTALRSGNKECPTCRKKLVSKRSLRPDPNFDALISKIYPSRDEYEAHQDRVLERLSRMHNKQALSSSIEEGLKMQALHRAQRVRKQQQESDNTTFSGGEDNCDARSHDSAAPRTSHPSSHATEAGPSRNKRPRASDESCPEMDRGSPTPPPSHQHEGPGSEIELVFRPHPHLVNTQEYSQTRYVKTTANATVDHLSKYLALRIALEERQASRQADRAAGGDAAAGDEAGGGGGGVNLQDVSEKQYTIYITTSGGQFSTLNGSLTLELVNEKYWKVSKPLELYYAPTKEQQQQQQQQQQP, encoded by the exons ATGGCCACGCCGGTGAATGCGCAGAACCCCAGCAAGACATGGGAGCTGAGCTTGTATGAGCTGCACCGGACACCACAG gaAGCTATCATGGACGGGACAGAGATTGCTGTGTCCCCCAGGAGCCTCCACAGTGAGCTCATGTGTCCCATCTGCCTGGACATGCTGAAGAACACCATGACCACCAAAGAGTGCCTACACCGCTTTTGCTCCGAGTGCATAGTCACAGCCCTCCGATCTGG GAACAAGGAGTGTCCCACGTGCCGCAAGAAGCTGGTCTCCAAGCGCTCGCTGCGGCCGGACCCCAACTTTGACGCGCTCATCTCTAAGATCTATCCCAGCCGGGATGAGTACGAGGCCCACCAGGACCGCGTGCTGGAGCGCCTCAGCCGGATGCACAATAAGCAAGCGCTGAGTTCCAGCATTGAGGAGGGTCTGAAGATGCAGGCGCTGCACAG GGCTCAGAGGGTGAGGAAGCaacagcaagagagtgacaaCACCACCTTCAGCGGAGGTGAGGACAACTGTGATGCGCGCTCCCACGATTCAGCGGCCCCCCGCACTTCCCACCCCTCCAGTCACGCCACCGAGGCCGGACCGAGCCGAAACAAGCGGCCTCGGGCGTCAGATGAGTCCTGCCCCGAGATGGACCGGGGCAGCCCCACACCTCCGCCCTCCCACCAGCATGAGGGCCCAGGCTCTGAGATTGAGCTTGTGTtccgcccccacccccatctgGTCAACACGCAGGAGTACAGCCAGACCAG ATATGTGAAAACAACAGCCAACGCGACAGTGGACCACCTATCCAAATATCTGGCTCTTCGCATCGCCCTGGAGGAGCGGCAGGcaagcaggcaggcagacagagcGGCAGGAGGGGACGCAGCGGCAGGCGATGAAGcgggtggaggaggaggcgggGTCAACCTGCAGGACGTCAGTGAGAAGCAGTACACTATCTACATCACCACATCTGGTGGGCAGTTCTCG ACGCTCAACGGCTCCCTGACACTGGAGCTGGTGAATGAGAAGTACTGGAAGGTGAGCAAGCCGCTGGAGCTGTATTATGCCCCGAccaaggagcagcagcagcagcagcaacagcagcagcagccgtga
- the rps18 gene encoding small ribosomal subunit protein uS13, with protein sequence MSLVIPEKFQHILRVLNTNIDGRRKIAFAITAIKGVGRRYAHVVLRKADIDLNKRAGELTEDEVERVVTIMQNPRQYKIPDWFLNRQKDIKDGKYSQVLANGLDNKLREDLERLKKIRAHRGLRHFWGLRVRGQHTKTTGRRGRTVGVSKKK encoded by the exons ATG TCTCTGGTAATTCCGGAAAAGTTCCAGCACATCCTGCGTGTTCTGAACACGAACATCGACGGGAGAAGGAAAATCGCCTTCGCCATCACCGCCATCAAG GGTGTTGGAAGACGATATGCCCATGTTGTACTGAGGAAGGCTGATATCGACCTCAACAAAAGGGCTGGAGAGCTGACAGAAGATGAG GTTGAGAGGGTTGTCACCATTATGCAAAATCCACGTCAGTACAAAATTCCTGACTGGTTCCTCAACAGACAGAAGGATATCAAGGATGGAAAATACAGTCAG GTTCTTGCCAACGGTCTGGACAACAAACTAAGAGAGGATCTGGAGAGACTGAAGAAAATCAGGGCTCATCGTGGTCTTAGGCACTTCTGGGG CCTGCGTGTGCGTGGCCAGCACACAAAGACCACTGGCCGTCGTGGTCGTACCGTTGGTGTGTCCAAGAAGAAGTAA
- the vps52 gene encoding vacuolar protein sorting-associated protein 52 homolog, with the protein MMMMADAGVVVVETSSGLSDVNTAGSTSAALASLHEEMKCDLEAVPALNLGELDLTTNEFILDEVDIHIQANLEDDLVKEALKTGVDLRQYSKQVESELQRIEQASIKDYIKESQNIASLHNQITACDSILERMEGMLSGFQSDLSSISSEIQTLQQQSVSMNVRLKNRQAVRSQLSQLVDELVVPSTMISVILESPVTEQEFLEQLHELNNKINFAKELSFRETLACSDIQDIVDRLKIKAVTKIREFILQKIYSFRKPMTNYQIPQNTLLKYRFFYQFLLANERQVAKEIRDEYVGTMSKIYYSYFKSYSGRLMKVQYEEVADKDDLMGVEDTAKKGFFSKPSLKSRNTIFTLGQRGAVLSPAELEGPILIPHTAQRGDCRYPYETLFRSQHYALLDNGCREFLFISDFFMVAGNSALDLFNCIMGKTLSMFLKSMSTYVSDCYDSIAIFLCIHIILRFKAITAKRNIPALDKYWEAVLELLWPRFELILEMNIQSIRDTDPQKLGVLDTRPHYITRRYAEFSSAIVSINQTFPNERTNALLGQLQVEVENFVLKMAAEFPSRKDQLIFLINNYDMMLSVLMERAADDSKEVEGFQQLLLARTQEFIEEILSPPFGGMIAFVKESEALMEKGQLDRLKNDEARITQLVRGFSSTWKQSVEALSQDVMRSFTNFKNGTSIIQGALTQLIQYYHGFHKVLSQPTFRSLAVRSELINLHHLMVEVKKHKPNF; encoded by the exons atgatgatgatggccgACGCGGGAGTAGTAGTAGTAGAGACAAGCTCCGGGCTGTCCGATGTAAACACAGCCGGTTCGACCTCCGCGGCTCTGGCCTCTTTACACGAAGAG ATGAAGTGCGATCTGGAGGCAGTTCCTGCTCTGAACCTGGGCGAGCTGGACCTCACCACGAATGAGTTCATCCTGGATGAAGTGGACA TCCACATTCAGGCCAATCTGGAGGATGATCTGGTGAAGGAAGCGCTAAAAACC GGTGTGGACCTCAGGCAGTACTCCAAACAGGTGGAATCCGAGCTTCAGCGCATCGAACAGGCTTCAATCAAAGACT ACATTAAAGAAAGCCAAAACATTGCCTCTCTTCACAACCAGATTACTGCCTGTGACTCTATATTGGAG CGCATGGAAGGGATGTTGAGCGGCTTCCAGAGTGACCTGTCCTCCATCAGCAGCGAGATCCAAACGCTGCAGCAGCAGTCCGTCAGTATGAATGTTCGACTCAAGAACCGGCAGGCTGTGCGCAGCCAACTCAGTCAACTGGTGGATGAGCTGGTGGTGCCCAGCACCATGATCTC GGTTATCCTGGAGAGTCCTGTGACAGAGCAGGAGTTCCTGGAGCAGCTTCATGAGCTCAACAATAAGATCAACTTTGCCAAGGAGCTCAGCTTCCGTGAAACTCTGGCCTGCTCCGACATCCAGGACATTGTGGACCGCCTCAAGATCAAG GCTGTGACTAAGATCCGAGAATTCATCTTGCAGAAGATTTACTCCTTCAGAAAGCCCATGACTAACTATCAGATCCCACAGAACACACTGCTCAAGTATAG ATTCTTTTATCAGTTCCTGCTGGCGAATGAAAGGCAGGTGGCAAAAGAGATCCGGGATGAATATGTGGGCACCATGAGCAAGATCTACTACAGCTACTTCAAGTCGTACAGCGGGAGGCTGATGAAAGTGCAG TATGAGGAGGTGGCGGACAAAGATGATCTCATGGGTGTCGAGGACACGGCTAAGAAGG GCTTTTTTTCCAAACCGTCGCTGAAGAGCAGGAACACTATTTTCACCCTGGGCCAACGAGGTGCAGTGTTGAGCCCTGCGGAGCTCGAGGGGCCTATTCTCATTCCCCACACTGCACAAAGAGGGGACTGCAGG TACCCCTACGAGACGCTGTTTCGCAGCCAGCACTACGCCCTCCTGGACAACGGCTGCCGGGAGTTCCTTTTTATTTCCGACTTCTTTATGGTGGCTGGCAACTCTGCACTGGACCTTTTCAACTGCATCATGGGAAAGACTCTCAGCATGTTCCTG aAGAGCATGTCCACCTACGTGTCTGACTGCTACGACAGCATCGCCATCTTCCTCTGCATCCACATCATCCTCCGCTTCAAGGCCATCACAGCCAAGAGGAACATTCCGGCACTGGACAA GTACTGGGAGGCTGTGTTGGAGCTGTTGTGGCCGAGGTTCGAGCTGATCCTGGAGATGAACATCCAGAGCATCCGAGACACAGACCCTCAGAAGCTGGGTGTGCTGGATACCAGGCCACACTAT ATCACACGCCGTTATGCAGAGTTCTCCTCCGCCATCGTCAGCATCAACCAGACGTTTCCCAACGAGAGAACCAACGCCCTTCTTGGGCAGCTGCAG GTTGAAGTGGAAAACTTTGTCCTGAAAATGGCTGCAGAGTTCCCCTCCAGGAAGGACCAGCTCATCTTCCTCATCAACAACTACGACATGATGCTCAGCGTTCTTATG GAGAGAGCAGCAGATGACAGTAAGGAGGTGGAGGGCTTCCAGCAGCTTCTCCTAGCCAGAACGCAG GAGTTCATAGAGGAGATCCTGTCCCCTCCCTTTGGTGGGATGATTGCCTTTGTGAAGGAGAGCGAAGCCCTCATGGAGAAAGGGCAGCTGGACCGGCTGAAAAACGATGAag CCCGGATCACCCAGCTAGTCAGGGGGTTCTCGAGTACCTGGAAGCAGTCAGTGGAAGCTCTCAGCCAAGATGTCATGAGGTCCTTCACCAACTTCAAGAATGGAACCAGCATCATACAG GGAGCACTAACCCAGCTGATCCAGTACTACCATGGCTTCCACAAAGTCCTCTCCCAACCCACCTTCCGCAGCCTGGCCGTCCGCTCTGAGCTCATCAATCTCCACCACCTCATGGTGGAGGTCAAGAAGCACAAGCCCAACTTCTGA